The Pseudomonas azadiae genome contains a region encoding:
- a CDS encoding coniferyl aldehyde dehydrogenase, translating into MSANVAYLQDAQALDQLQDLFDTQRRAYAANPMPPAAQRQQWLKALREVLSNERQALIDAISQDFSHRSADETLFAELMPSLHGIHYASKHLKGWMKPSRRAVGIAFQPASAKVIYQPLGVVGVIVPWNYPLYLAIGPLVGALAAGNRVMLKLSESTPATGELLKALLAKIFPEDLVCVVLGEAEVGMAFSRLPFDHLLFTGATSIGKQVMRAAAEHLTPVTLELGGKSPAIVSADVPLKDAAERIAFGKALNAGQTCVAPDYVLVPQERVDGFVEAYTQAVRGFYPTLDDNPDYTAIINERQLTRLNAYIKDATDKGATLIPLYDQGQGRRMAHSLLLNVSDDMTVMQDEIFGPVLPIVPYRGIDQAFAYINQRPRPLALYYFGYNKLEQNRVLHETHSGGVCLNDTLLHVAQDDMPFGGIGPSGMGHYHGHEGFLTFSKAKGVLVKQRLNAAKLIYPPYGKSIQKLIQKLFVR; encoded by the coding sequence ATGTCTGCCAACGTTGCCTACCTGCAAGATGCCCAGGCGCTGGATCAACTGCAGGATCTGTTCGACACCCAACGTCGTGCCTACGCCGCCAACCCGATGCCGCCGGCAGCACAGCGCCAGCAATGGCTCAAGGCCCTGCGCGAGGTGCTCAGCAACGAGCGCCAGGCGCTGATCGACGCGATCAGCCAGGACTTCAGCCACCGCAGCGCCGATGAAACCCTGTTCGCCGAACTCATGCCCAGCCTGCATGGCATTCACTATGCCAGCAAACACCTCAAGGGCTGGATGAAACCTTCCCGGCGAGCGGTAGGCATCGCCTTCCAACCTGCTTCGGCCAAAGTCATCTACCAGCCCTTGGGCGTGGTCGGGGTGATCGTGCCCTGGAATTATCCGCTGTACCTGGCCATCGGCCCGCTGGTCGGCGCGTTGGCCGCCGGCAACCGGGTGATGCTCAAGCTCAGCGAATCCACCCCTGCCACCGGCGAGTTGCTCAAGGCGCTGTTGGCGAAAATATTCCCCGAAGACCTGGTGTGCGTGGTGCTCGGTGAAGCCGAAGTCGGCATGGCCTTTTCCAGGCTGCCCTTCGATCACTTGCTGTTTACCGGCGCCACCAGCATTGGCAAACAGGTGATGCGCGCTGCGGCCGAACACCTCACGCCGGTCACCCTGGAATTGGGCGGCAAGTCGCCAGCCATCGTGTCCGCCGATGTTCCGCTCAAGGACGCCGCCGAGCGCATCGCTTTCGGTAAAGCCTTGAACGCTGGCCAGACCTGCGTGGCACCGGATTACGTGCTGGTGCCGCAAGAGCGTGTCGACGGCTTTGTCGAAGCCTACACCCAGGCTGTTCGCGGGTTTTATCCGACTCTGGACGACAATCCGGACTACACCGCCATCATCAATGAACGACAACTGACTCGGCTCAATGCCTACATCAAGGACGCCACGGACAAGGGCGCCACCTTGATTCCACTGTACGACCAGGGCCAGGGGCGCCGTATGGCTCACAGCCTGTTGCTGAATGTCAGCGACGACATGACCGTGATGCAGGACGAGATCTTCGGCCCGGTGCTGCCGATCGTGCCTTATCGCGGCATCGACCAGGCTTTTGCCTACATCAACCAACGACCGCGCCCGCTGGCCCTGTATTACTTCGGCTACAACAAGCTCGAGCAAAACCGCGTGCTCCACGAAACCCATTCCGGTGGCGTGTGCCTGAACGACACGTTGCTGCACGTGGCCCAGGACGATATGCCATTCGGCGGCATCGGCCCATCGGGCATGGGCCACTACCACGGCCATGAAGGTTTTCTCACCTTCAGCAAGGCCAAGGGCGTGCTGGTGAAGCAACGCCTGAACGCGGCGAAGCTGATCTACCCGCCCTACGGCAAATCCATCCAGAAGTTGATCCAGAAACTGTTCGTGCGCTGA
- a CDS encoding twin-arginine translocation pathway signal protein → MNPSLTETPALSRRSVLKIGLCASAFLATAGLGASLSGCSSSTPASGFALLRSSDLPFLRAVIPVLLEGVASAQDIANGIEDTLKKLDFSLQRLSPEMFKLTQQLFDVLGMGITRGPLTGVWGSWENASGEQIRHFLHRWENSYLNLLRMGQGSLLKLVIMAWYYQPAAWAQCGYPGPPKI, encoded by the coding sequence ATGAACCCTAGCCTGACTGAAACACCTGCGCTGTCGCGGCGCAGCGTCTTGAAAATCGGCCTGTGTGCCAGCGCCTTCCTGGCCACCGCCGGGCTTGGCGCCAGCCTCAGCGGCTGCTCCAGCAGCACCCCGGCGAGCGGCTTTGCCTTATTGCGCAGCAGTGACCTGCCGTTCCTGCGCGCGGTGATCCCGGTATTGCTCGAAGGCGTGGCCAGCGCCCAGGACATCGCCAACGGGATTGAAGACACACTCAAAAAGCTCGACTTCAGCCTGCAACGCCTGTCCCCGGAAATGTTCAAGCTCACCCAGCAGTTGTTCGATGTGCTCGGCATGGGCATCACCCGTGGGCCGTTGACCGGGGTCTGGGGCAGTTGGGAAAACGCCAGCGGCGAGCAGATCCGCCACTTCCTGCACCGCTGGGAAAACAGCTATTTGAACCTGCTGCGCATGGGCCAGGGCTCGCTGCTCAAGCTGGTGATCATGGCCTGGTACTACCAGCCGGCGGCGTGGGCGCAGTGCGGCTACCCCGGGCCACCCAAAATCTAG
- a CDS encoding GMC family oxidoreductase → MPVPDLFRDGMARGWKTHNGAALDNDLTLEADVAIIGSGAGGGTTAEILSAAGYKVLLIEEGPLKTSSDFKLLEDEAYTSLYQEGIGRMSKDGAITILQGRAVGGTTLINWTSSFRTPDATLAHWASEYAVKGHSSTEMAPWFEKMEQRLGIAPWALPPNANNDVIRKGCEKLGYSWHVIPRNVRGCFNLGYCGMGCPVNAKQSMLVTTIPSTLEKGGELLYLARAERLVYSGDTISRLECVAMDNLCVAPNGRKITVKAKHYVLSGGGINSPALLMRSSAPDPHSRLGKRTFLHLVNFSAGLFDEVINPFYGAPQSIYSDHFQWQDGTTGKMSYKLEAPPLHPALASTLLGGYGDQNALDMSQLPNTHAMLALLRDGFHPDSPGGSVELRGDGTPVLDYPVSDYAWDGLRRAFQSMAEIQFAAGAKSVKPLHHDARYVKSLAEARSLIDGLNLELHRTCLGSAHVMGGCAMGEDPKNAVADSLGRHHQLRNLSIHDGSLFPTSIGANPQLSVYGMCAQLATALAERLKTA, encoded by the coding sequence ATGCCCGTACCCGATCTGTTCCGCGACGGCATGGCCCGTGGCTGGAAAACCCACAATGGCGCCGCCCTCGACAACGACCTGACCCTGGAAGCCGATGTGGCCATTATCGGCAGCGGCGCCGGCGGCGGTACCACCGCTGAAATCCTCAGTGCGGCGGGCTACAAAGTGTTGTTGATCGAAGAAGGCCCGCTCAAGACCAGCAGTGATTTCAAACTGCTGGAAGACGAGGCCTACACCAGCCTGTACCAGGAAGGTATCGGCCGCATGAGCAAGGACGGCGCGATTACCATCCTGCAGGGCCGAGCAGTGGGCGGCACGACGCTGATCAACTGGACATCGAGCTTTCGCACCCCGGACGCCACCCTCGCCCACTGGGCCAGCGAATACGCGGTAAAGGGTCACAGCAGCACGGAAATGGCGCCCTGGTTCGAAAAAATGGAGCAGCGCCTGGGCATCGCGCCCTGGGCCCTGCCGCCCAACGCCAATAACGATGTGATACGCAAAGGCTGCGAAAAGCTCGGTTACAGCTGGCATGTGATCCCGCGCAATGTGCGCGGCTGTTTCAACCTGGGTTATTGCGGCATGGGCTGCCCGGTCAACGCCAAGCAATCGATGCTGGTGACCACCATCCCCTCCACCCTGGAAAAAGGCGGTGAGCTGCTCTACCTGGCGCGCGCCGAACGCCTCGTCTACAGCGGCGACACCATCAGCCGCCTGGAATGCGTGGCCATGGACAACCTGTGCGTGGCGCCGAACGGACGCAAGATCACGGTCAAAGCCAAGCATTACGTGCTCTCGGGCGGCGGCATCAACAGCCCGGCGTTGCTGATGCGCTCGAGCGCTCCGGACCCGCACTCGCGGCTGGGCAAGCGGACCTTCCTGCACTTGGTGAATTTCTCTGCCGGGTTGTTCGATGAGGTCATCAACCCGTTCTACGGCGCGCCGCAATCGATCTATTCCGACCATTTCCAGTGGCAGGACGGCACCACCGGGAAGATGTCCTACAAACTCGAAGCTCCGCCCTTACACCCTGCGTTGGCCAGTACCTTGCTCGGTGGCTACGGCGACCAGAACGCTCTGGATATGAGCCAACTGCCCAATACCCACGCGATGCTGGCACTGCTGCGCGACGGCTTCCACCCCGACAGCCCGGGCGGCAGCGTGGAGCTGCGCGGCGATGGCACGCCGGTGCTCGACTACCCGGTGTCGGACTATGCCTGGGACGGGCTGCGCCGTGCGTTTCAGAGCATGGCCGAGATTCAGTTCGCGGCGGGCGCCAAGTCGGTCAAGCCGCTGCACCATGATGCGCGCTACGTGAAATCCCTGGCCGAAGCGCGCAGCCTGATCGACGGCCTGAACCTGGAACTGCACCGCACCTGCCTGGGCAGCGCCCACGTGATGGGCGGTTGCGCCATGGGCGAAGACCCGAAAAACGCAGTGGCCGACAGCCTCGGTCGCCATCACCAGCTGCGCAACCTGTCGATCCACGACGGCTCGCTCTTCCCCACCAGCATTGGCGCCAACCCCCAATTGTCGGTGTATGGAATGTGCGCCCAACTGGCGACAGCTTTGGCCGAACGTCTGAAAACAGCATGA